The following proteins are co-located in the Micromonospora coriariae genome:
- the htpG gene encoding molecular chaperone HtpG, with the protein MSNQAETLEFQAEARQLLQLVVHSIYSNKDVFLRELISNASDALDKLRLATLVDKDLVADTDDLHVAIEVDRDARTLTVRDNGIGMTRDEVVGLIGTIAKSGTAELLRQLRESADARASQDLIGQFGVGFYAAFMVADRVTLLTRKAGETGGTRWESAGEGTYSIETVEEAPQGTAVTLHLKPADTEDNLHDYTAEWTIREIVKRYSDFIAWPIRMRVERPGADGAAPTSEVQTLNSMKALWARPRDEVDATEYHEFYKHVSHDWADPLEVVHMKGEGTFEYEALLFLPSHAPLDMFAPQGRRGVQLYVKRVFIMDDCEALVPTYLRFVKGVVDAHDLSLNISREILQQDRQIQIVRRRLVRKILATVRGLKANHPERYRTFWTEFGAVVKEGLIDDTDNRDTLLEILSVGSTHDPAEPTDLAGYVARMKDGQSDIWYATGDSRATIENSPHLEAFRAKGHEVLLLTDPVDEVWVERVGQYDGRPLRSIAKGEVDLDTDDEKQQAEAEREQQRQEFAALLDWLGTTLADSVREVRLSSRLTTSPACVVGDAHDLTPTLEKMYRAMGHEVPSAKRILEINPGHPLVAGLRKAHEQSGGSEALTETAELLYGLAVLAEGGELADPARFTRALADRLARTL; encoded by the coding sequence GTGAGCAACCAGGCCGAGACGTTGGAGTTCCAGGCCGAGGCGCGTCAGCTCCTCCAGTTGGTCGTCCACTCGATCTATTCGAACAAGGACGTCTTCCTGCGGGAACTCATCTCGAACGCGTCCGACGCGCTGGACAAGCTGCGGCTGGCGACGCTTGTCGACAAGGACCTCGTCGCCGACACCGACGACCTGCACGTCGCCATCGAGGTCGACCGGGACGCCCGCACCCTGACCGTGCGGGACAACGGCATCGGGATGACCCGCGACGAGGTCGTCGGGCTGATCGGCACGATCGCCAAGTCGGGCACCGCCGAGCTGCTGCGCCAGCTGCGCGAGTCCGCCGACGCCCGTGCCTCGCAGGACCTGATCGGCCAGTTCGGCGTCGGCTTCTACGCCGCGTTCATGGTCGCCGACCGGGTCACCCTGCTGACCCGAAAGGCCGGCGAGACCGGCGGCACCCGTTGGGAGTCCGCCGGCGAGGGCACGTACTCGATCGAGACCGTCGAAGAGGCACCACAGGGCACCGCGGTGACCCTGCACCTCAAGCCGGCCGACACCGAGGACAACCTGCACGACTACACCGCCGAGTGGACCATCCGGGAGATCGTCAAGCGATACTCCGACTTCATCGCGTGGCCCATCCGGATGCGCGTCGAGCGCCCGGGCGCCGACGGCGCGGCACCCACCAGCGAGGTGCAGACGCTCAACTCGATGAAGGCGCTCTGGGCGCGGCCCCGCGACGAGGTCGACGCCACCGAGTACCACGAGTTCTACAAGCACGTCAGCCACGACTGGGCCGACCCGCTCGAGGTCGTGCACATGAAGGGCGAAGGCACCTTCGAGTACGAGGCGCTGCTGTTCCTGCCCAGCCACGCCCCGCTGGACATGTTCGCCCCGCAGGGCCGCCGGGGCGTCCAGCTCTACGTCAAGCGTGTGTTCATCATGGACGACTGCGAGGCGCTGGTCCCCACCTACCTGCGCTTCGTCAAGGGCGTGGTCGACGCGCACGACCTGTCGCTGAACATCTCCCGGGAGATCCTCCAACAGGACCGGCAGATCCAGATCGTCCGCCGTCGGCTGGTCCGCAAGATCCTCGCCACGGTCCGGGGCCTCAAGGCCAACCACCCCGAGCGCTACCGCACCTTCTGGACCGAGTTCGGCGCGGTGGTCAAGGAGGGGTTGATCGACGACACCGACAACCGCGACACCCTGCTGGAGATCCTGTCGGTGGGCTCCACCCACGACCCGGCCGAGCCCACCGACCTGGCCGGCTACGTGGCACGGATGAAGGACGGCCAGAGCGACATCTGGTACGCCACCGGCGACTCCCGGGCCACCATCGAGAACTCCCCGCACCTGGAGGCGTTCCGGGCCAAGGGCCACGAGGTGCTGCTGCTCACCGACCCGGTCGACGAGGTGTGGGTCGAGCGGGTCGGCCAGTACGACGGCCGTCCGCTGCGGTCCATCGCCAAGGGCGAGGTCGACCTGGACACCGACGACGAGAAGCAGCAGGCCGAGGCCGAGCGCGAGCAGCAGCGACAGGAGTTCGCCGCGCTACTCGACTGGCTCGGCACCACCCTTGCGGACAGCGTCCGGGAGGTCCGCCTGTCGTCGCGGCTGACCACCTCACCGGCCTGCGTCGTCGGCGACGCGCACGATCTCACCCCGACGCTGGAGAAGATGTACCGGGCGATGGGGCACGAGGTTCCGTCGGCGAAGCGGATCCTGGAGATCAATCCCGGTCACCCGCTGGTTGCCGGGCTGCGCAAGGCCCACGAGCAGAGCGGGGGCTCCGAAGCCCTGACCGAGACGGCCGAGCTGCTGTACGGGCTGGCGGTGCTCGCCGAGGGTGGCGAGTTGGCCGACCCGGCACGGTTCACCCGGGCGCTCGCTGACCGGCTGGCCCGCACCCTGTAG
- the dinB gene encoding DNA polymerase IV — protein sequence MSPGASILHADLDAFYASVEQRDDPRLRGRPVIVGGGVVLAASYEAKARGVRSAMGGQQARRLCPDAIVVPPRMSAYTAASRAVFEIFRQTTPLVEGLSIDEAFLDVSGLRRLAGSPADIAARLRREVRDRVHLPITVGVARTKFLAKVASGVAKPDGLLVVAPDAELAFLHPLPVERLWGVGPITAAKLRERRIRTVGEVSRLGEAALVSLLGAGAGRHLHALAHNHDPRAVQVGRRRGSMGAQHALSRTPHAPAELDAVLAGLVDRVTRRMRAAGRSGRTVMLRLRFGDYTRATRSHTVRKATADTTPLLAAARALLRAALPEIDRRGVTLIGVSVGNLDDNPVQPELPFHHDPGVELDAAVDAVRDRFGSAALTRAALLGRDPGFEMPLLPD from the coding sequence GTGTCGCCCGGCGCCAGCATCCTGCACGCCGACCTGGACGCCTTCTACGCGTCGGTCGAGCAGCGCGACGACCCGCGCCTACGGGGGCGGCCGGTGATCGTCGGCGGCGGCGTGGTGCTGGCGGCCAGCTACGAGGCGAAGGCGCGGGGCGTACGCAGCGCGATGGGTGGTCAGCAGGCGCGCCGGCTCTGCCCGGACGCGATCGTCGTACCGCCCCGGATGTCGGCGTACACGGCCGCCAGCCGGGCGGTGTTCGAGATCTTCCGGCAGACCACGCCGCTGGTCGAGGGGCTCTCCATCGACGAGGCGTTCCTGGACGTGAGCGGTCTGCGCCGGCTGGCCGGGTCGCCGGCCGACATCGCCGCGCGGCTGCGCCGGGAGGTCCGGGATCGTGTCCACCTGCCGATCACCGTGGGCGTGGCCCGGACGAAGTTCCTGGCGAAGGTGGCCAGCGGGGTGGCGAAGCCGGACGGGTTGCTGGTCGTCGCGCCCGACGCCGAGCTGGCGTTCCTGCACCCGCTGCCGGTGGAGCGGCTCTGGGGCGTCGGCCCGATCACCGCCGCGAAGCTGCGGGAACGGCGGATCCGCACCGTCGGCGAGGTGTCCCGCCTCGGCGAGGCGGCCCTGGTGTCACTGCTCGGCGCCGGCGCCGGTCGACACCTGCACGCCCTGGCGCACAACCACGACCCCCGTGCCGTGCAGGTCGGCCGCCGGCGCGGCTCAATGGGCGCGCAGCACGCGCTGAGCCGTACGCCACACGCGCCGGCGGAACTGGACGCCGTCCTGGCCGGCCTGGTCGACCGGGTCACCCGACGGATGCGGGCGGCCGGCCGGTCCGGGCGCACGGTGATGCTGCGGCTCCGCTTCGGCGACTACACCCGGGCCACCCGCTCACACACCGTCCGCAAGGCGACCGCGGACACCACGCCGCTGCTCGCCGCCGCGCGGGCGCTGCTGCGGGCCGCCCTGCCCGAGATCGACAGGCGGGGCGTCACGCTGATCGGCGTCTCGGTCGGCAACCTGGACGACAACCCGGTCCAGCCGGAGCTGCCGTTCCACCACGATCCGGGCGTCGAGCTGGACGCCGCGGTGGACGCGGTCCGCGACCGGTTCGGATCGGCGGCACTCACCCGCGCGGCGCTGCTCGGCCGGGACCCGGGCTTCGAGATGCCGCTGCTGCCGGACTGA
- a CDS encoding GNAT family N-acetyltransferase, translating to MTPPRIRRRRATDLDGCVAALALVHRADRYPLNWPADPHQWLREPRPARAWVAVDADSAIVGHVAVHRLPDPPDGSLARPTAEVARLFVVPAARGTGLGGALLNRARRWASERGIDLVLEVAGSDTAAAALYERTGWRCTGTSTAQWTAPDGGAVSLHRYTLRTDAAPGY from the coding sequence GTGACGCCACCGCGGATCCGGCGGCGCCGGGCCACCGACCTCGACGGATGCGTGGCGGCGCTCGCCCTCGTCCACCGGGCCGACCGGTACCCGCTGAACTGGCCCGCCGACCCACACCAGTGGCTACGCGAGCCCCGTCCGGCGCGCGCGTGGGTCGCCGTGGACGCCGACTCGGCGATCGTCGGGCACGTGGCGGTGCACCGGCTGCCCGACCCGCCGGACGGGTCGCTCGCCCGGCCGACCGCCGAGGTGGCTCGCCTCTTCGTGGTGCCGGCCGCCCGCGGAACCGGGCTCGGCGGTGCCCTGCTGAACCGGGCCCGGCGGTGGGCGAGCGAGCGCGGGATCGACCTGGTGCTCGAGGTGGCAGGCAGCGACACCGCGGCCGCCGCGCTCTACGAGCGCACCGGGTGGCGGTGCACCGGCACCAGCACGGCGCAGTGGACCGCCCCCGACGGTGGCGCGGTGTCGCTGCACCGGTACACCCTGCGCACCGATGCCGCACCGGGGTACTAG
- a CDS encoding SDR family oxidoreductase, translated as MKIAGSTALVTGANRGFGRHLASELLSRGATVYAGARNPDSVDLPGVTPVRLNITDPASVAAAAALAGDVNLLINNAGIDTGTNLLDGDLDLVRLELETHYLGTLSMVRAFAPIIAGNGGGTVLNVLSALSWVTFPSVGAYGAAKAAEWSMTNALRVQLAERGVRVAGLHVGYMDTDMTAAVTAPKSEPAAIARIGVDGIEADAYEIVTDETSRQVQAGLAGGVAALYPQLP; from the coding sequence ATGAAGATCGCTGGAAGCACCGCCCTCGTCACCGGCGCCAACCGGGGCTTCGGCCGGCACCTGGCATCCGAACTCCTCTCCCGGGGCGCGACGGTGTACGCCGGCGCCCGCAACCCGGACAGCGTCGACCTGCCCGGCGTGACGCCGGTCCGGCTGAACATCACCGACCCCGCCTCGGTGGCCGCCGCCGCCGCGCTGGCCGGAGACGTCAACCTGCTGATCAACAACGCCGGCATCGACACCGGAACGAACCTGCTCGACGGCGACCTCGACCTGGTCCGGCTGGAACTGGAGACCCACTACCTCGGCACCCTGTCGATGGTCCGGGCGTTCGCTCCGATCATCGCGGGCAACGGCGGCGGGACGGTCCTCAACGTGCTCTCCGCGCTGTCCTGGGTGACCTTCCCGAGCGTCGGGGCGTACGGCGCCGCGAAGGCGGCCGAGTGGTCGATGACCAACGCGCTGCGCGTCCAGCTCGCCGAGCGGGGGGTTCGGGTCGCCGGCCTGCACGTCGGTTACATGGACACCGACATGACCGCCGCGGTCACCGCGCCGAAGTCGGAGCCGGCGGCGATCGCGCGGATCGGAGTGGACGGCATCGAGGCCGACGCGTACGAGATCGTGACCGACGAGACCAGCCGGCAGGTCCAGGCCGGGCTTGCCGGCGGCGTGGCCGCGCTCTACCCGCAGCTGCCCTGA
- a CDS encoding LysM peptidoglycan-binding domain-containing protein: MSSAHTPRHRRVTTRRLAVGTLAVGAVTGAVALFGPAAPAQAAVNWDAIAKCESSGNWHINTGNGYYGGLQFSQSTWAGYGGKKYAARADLASRGEQIAIAEKVLDGQGIGAWPTCGRKGGSSGGSAAKSSTKKSDSTPKPRERSSRGEQPATRHHERTAPSTDGRTYLVKSGDTLSEIAQAHQVTGGWQALYERNRQVVGADPGLIFPGQRLAL, translated from the coding sequence ATGTCATCTGCACACACGCCCCGTCACCGACGGGTCACCACCCGCCGCCTTGCCGTCGGCACCCTGGCCGTCGGCGCGGTCACCGGCGCCGTCGCCCTCTTCGGCCCGGCCGCCCCGGCTCAGGCCGCTGTCAACTGGGACGCGATCGCCAAGTGCGAGTCCAGCGGCAACTGGCACATCAACACCGGCAACGGCTACTACGGCGGGTTGCAGTTCTCGCAGAGCACCTGGGCCGGTTACGGCGGCAAGAAGTACGCCGCCCGCGCCGACCTGGCCAGCCGCGGCGAGCAGATCGCGATCGCCGAGAAGGTGCTCGACGGGCAGGGCATCGGGGCCTGGCCGACCTGCGGCAGAAAGGGCGGCTCGTCGGGCGGCTCCGCGGCGAAGTCCTCGACGAAGAAGTCCGACTCGACGCCCAAGCCCCGGGAGCGGTCGTCGCGCGGCGAGCAGCCGGCGACCCGCCACCACGAGCGCACCGCGCCGTCCACGGACGGCAGGACGTACCTGGTCAAGTCGGGCGACACCCTGTCGGAGATCGCCCAGGCTCATCAGGTCACCGGCGGCTGGCAGGCACTGTACGAGCGCAACCGTCAGGTGGTCGGCGCCGACCCGGGCCTGATCTTCCCGGGTCAGCGGCTCGCCCTCTGA